CGCCAGTCGTTTGGAATATTCTTTTTTAGACTTAGATAGAGTAATTGAAGAGGATCAGCAACAAACCGTTGCTGAGATTTTTGCCCAAAAAGGCGAAGATAATTTTCGGTCTCTTGAGCGTTTTGCTTTGCATCAAACTTTTGATATGGAGAATGTTGTAGTTTCCACTGGAGGAGGAACTCCCATATTTTTTGATAATATGGATATGATGAATGCTAAAGGACTTTGTATTTATTTGCAAGCCAATCCTTCGGTTTTGCTTAGCAGATTAATCCCAAATCAGCAGTCGAGACCTTTGATTGCTTCTTTAGGTAAAGAAGAACTTTATGAATTTATTAAAGAACAACTGACAAAAAGAGCTCCTTTTTATGAGCAGGCAGAATTACATATTGAAGCTAGAGATTTAACCCCTGCAATATTATACAATCAGGTAATTAATTGGATGAAAAATCAAAGTAGATATTAAATTAAGTCTAATAAAACGATGTTTTCTACATGATGTGTTTGTGGAAACATATCAAGTGGTTGCACTTTTACAACTTTATATTTACTCTTTAATAAATCGATATCACGAACCTGAGTTGCCGGATTACAACTGATATAAACAATACGTTTGGCGGCCATTTGCAGTAATTGTGTAACTACTGTTTCGTGCATTCCGGCTCTTGGAGGATCGGTAATAACTACATCGGCTTTGCCATTCTCCTGAATAAATTCAGGAGTTAAAACTTTTGCCATATCACCGGCATAAAAGGAAGTATTATCAATACCATTAATTTCGGAATTTACTATTGCATCCTCAATTGCTTCGGGAACGTATTCTATACCAATTACTTTTTTTGCGTTTCGAGCAACAAAATTTGCGATAGTTCCTGTGCCGGTATATAAATCGTAAACTATTTCTTCTCCGGTAAGTTGAGCATATTCTCTGGCAATTTTATACATTTCTAAAGCCTGTTCCGAATTGGTTTGATAAAAAGAAAGAGGACCAACTTTAAATTTGATATCTTCCATTTGCTCCATTATAAACGGATTGCCTTTAAAAAGTTCGGCAGTCATTCCATTTGTTGAATCGTTTAGGTTGGTATTTACAA
This Bacteroidales bacterium DNA region includes the following protein-coding sequences:
- a CDS encoding shikimate kinase, yielding MRIYLIGYMGSGKTSVGKRLASRLEYSFLDLDRVIEEDQQQTVAEIFAQKGEDNFRSLERFALHQTFDMENVVVSTGGGTPIFFDNMDMMNAKGLCIYLQANPSVLLSRLIPNQQSRPLIASLGKEELYEFIKEQLTKRAPFYEQAELHIEARDLTPAILYNQVINWMKNQSRY